In the Bacteroidia bacterium genome, one interval contains:
- a CDS encoding alpha/beta fold hydrolase — MPVISSTYKAPRLFRNGHLNTIVAALFRKVKGVVYERERMQTGDSDFIDLDWHRHGNRKLVLLCHGLESSANEMYMRGLAQAFRKRGWDAVAMNFRGCSGEPNRQFRSYHSGATDDLHEVLEHIRKRQEYRHLALVGVSLGGNVVLKYVGEQGEEIASDIVAAAGLSVPCDLKAAALNMARPINRIYMNRFLKRLKRKILEKNAAHPGNLNTSQVHLITDFRGTDDLYTAPAHGFADAEDYWAACSSKFFVEEIAIPALLITAADDPFFTPACFPFVAAEKKPNFYLEIPEHGGHVGFVTRNFPEEWWHETRIAEFIEKCFSERNAFINKTVKNIK; from the coding sequence ATGCCGGTAATCTCATCTACTTATAAAGCTCCGCGCCTTTTTCGGAATGGCCATCTTAATACCATTGTTGCTGCGCTTTTTCGCAAGGTAAAGGGCGTGGTATACGAGCGGGAGCGGATGCAAACCGGGGATTCCGATTTTATTGACCTGGACTGGCACCGGCATGGAAACCGGAAGCTGGTACTGCTCTGCCACGGCCTCGAATCCAGTGCAAACGAAATGTATATGCGCGGCCTTGCCCAAGCTTTTCGTAAGCGCGGCTGGGATGCGGTGGCGATGAATTTCAGAGGGTGCAGCGGAGAACCCAACCGGCAATTCCGCTCATATCACAGTGGAGCCACCGATGATTTGCATGAGGTATTGGAGCATATTCGTAAACGGCAGGAATACCGGCACCTTGCATTGGTGGGCGTGAGCCTTGGAGGAAACGTGGTGCTGAAATATGTTGGGGAGCAGGGGGAAGAAATTGCGTCAGACATTGTGGCTGCAGCCGGACTCTCCGTTCCCTGCGACCTGAAGGCTGCTGCATTGAACATGGCCCGCCCAATCAATCGCATTTATATGAACCGGTTTTTGAAACGGCTCAAACGAAAGATCCTGGAAAAAAATGCAGCCCATCCTGGAAATTTGAATACTTCACAGGTTCACTTGATTACCGATTTTCGCGGTACGGATGATCTTTATACCGCCCCCGCACATGGTTTTGCAGATGCAGAAGATTATTGGGCAGCGTGCAGCAGCAAATTTTTTGTTGAGGAAATAGCCATTCCAGCTTTGCTCATCACTGCGGCTGACGATCCTTTCTTTACGCCCGCCTGTTTCCCCTTTGTAGCCGCTGAAAAAAAACCAAATTTCTACCTGGAGATTCCTGAGCACGGAGGCCATGTAGGTTTTGTAACCAGGAACTTTCCGGAAGAATGGTGGCATGAGACGCGTATTGCAGAATTCATAGAAAAATGCTTTTCAGAAAGAAATGCTTTTA